A genomic segment from Deltaproteobacteria bacterium encodes:
- a CDS encoding CoA transferase subunit A produces the protein MKSADFVEARRRLEAKPQSTGDKLTTLTEAVGKVRDGDHIAIGGCLFSRSPLAALMEVLRQRRRGLTLSRNLMCYEGELFMASKAVDGLMTSWFDIALPWGLSLKLREEVEGGRIRFEEWSHLGLGLRYRAGAMGVPFLPTLTMLGSDLMGVTDTKTMQCPFTGETLCLVPALFPEVALLHVHRADRFGNCQIDGYPHMDTDIAKAAATVIVTAEEIVDEEEIRRQPDRTVIPGLVVDAVVEVPYGSFPHECYGLYEADFAHFEAYTDAVKEHGTGALDDYLERYVHGVSSHEQYLALFGEETLERQRRCAEELLGPR, from the coding sequence ATGAAATCGGCCGATTTCGTGGAAGCCCGGCGGCGGCTCGAGGCCAAACCCCAGTCCACGGGCGACAAGCTCACCACCCTTACAGAGGCGGTCGGAAAGGTCCGCGACGGCGACCACATTGCCATCGGCGGTTGTCTCTTTTCGCGCAGTCCGCTGGCGGCGCTCATGGAGGTGCTGCGCCAGCGCCGGCGCGGCCTCACCCTGTCGCGCAACCTCATGTGTTACGAGGGCGAACTGTTCATGGCGTCCAAGGCCGTGGATGGCCTCATGACCAGTTGGTTCGACATCGCGCTGCCCTGGGGGCTGTCCCTCAAGCTGCGCGAGGAGGTGGAAGGCGGGCGCATCCGTTTCGAGGAATGGAGCCACCTGGGGCTCGGGCTGCGCTACCGCGCGGGCGCCATGGGGGTGCCGTTCCTGCCTACCCTCACCATGCTGGGCTCGGACCTCATGGGCGTGACCGATACGAAGACCATGCAGTGTCCCTTCACCGGGGAGACTTTGTGCCTGGTGCCGGCCCTGTTCCCCGAGGTGGCGTTGCTCCACGTGCACCGCGCCGACCGCTTCGGCAACTGCCAGATCGACGGCTATCCGCACATGGACACGGACATCGCCAAGGCCGCCGCCACCGTCATCGTCACGGCCGAGGAAATCGTCGACGAGGAGGAGATTCGCCGCCAGCCCGACCGCACGGTGATCCCGGGGCTCGTGGTGGACGCGGTGGTGGAGGTGCCCTACGGTTCCTTCCCGCATGAATGCTACGGCCTCTACGAGGCCGACTTCGCCCACTTCGAGGCCTATACGGACGCCGTCAAGGAGCACGGCACCGGCGCCCTCGACGACTATCTGGAGCGCTACGTCCACGGCGTTTCCAGCCACGAGCAGTATCTGGCGCTGTTCGGCGAGGAGACGCTGGAACGCCAGCGGCGCTGCGCCGAGGAGCTTCTGGGACCGCGATGA
- a CDS encoding TIGR03619 family F420-dependent LLM class oxidoreductase, translating into MPVQFGVAIRNFVGPGETPDVEGLIRYAQRAEELGFESLWAWDHILLGVDPSFPVLDSLTILTAIAVRTRRVRLGTGVMVLPLRNPVVAAKVLGTLDQISNGRLLLGAASGWYAREFDAVGISFKDRGRIFERNLDLLVRLWTEDFVTEQVDELNLRSAVLLPKPVQKPHPPILIGGYIDRVLRRTGRKGDGWLTYFYTPEGFTKSWAKVLEAAEKAGRDPSKLTATNQLAIYVGPPREEADAPMRHWLSTEWDIAKWSDSTIDHAIRGTVDECVEQLQAHVDAGVHRIILIPYRYQPEQLEIIASEVIPKLTARAGT; encoded by the coding sequence ATGCCGGTACAGTTTGGAGTCGCCATTCGCAATTTCGTCGGTCCGGGCGAGACCCCGGACGTGGAGGGGTTGATCCGTTACGCGCAACGCGCCGAGGAGCTGGGGTTCGAGTCCCTCTGGGCCTGGGACCATATCCTGCTGGGCGTGGACCCGAGTTTTCCGGTGCTGGATTCCCTGACCATCCTCACGGCCATCGCGGTGCGCACCCGGCGCGTGCGCCTGGGCACCGGGGTGATGGTGTTGCCGCTGCGCAACCCGGTGGTGGCGGCCAAGGTGCTGGGCACCTTGGACCAGATCTCCAACGGGCGCCTGCTCCTGGGGGCGGCGTCCGGCTGGTACGCGCGGGAATTCGATGCGGTGGGCATCTCCTTCAAGGACCGCGGGCGCATCTTCGAGCGCAACCTCGACCTGCTGGTGCGGCTGTGGACCGAGGACTTCGTTACCGAGCAGGTGGACGAGTTGAACCTGCGCTCGGCGGTGCTCCTGCCCAAGCCGGTGCAGAAGCCCCATCCGCCCATCCTCATCGGCGGTTACATCGACCGCGTGCTGCGCCGCACCGGTCGCAAGGGCGACGGCTGGCTGACCTATTTCTACACCCCCGAGGGTTTCACCAAGAGCTGGGCGAAGGTGCTGGAGGCCGCCGAGAAGGCCGGCCGCGATCCTTCGAAGCTCACGGCCACCAACCAGTTGGCCATTTACGTGGGGCCTCCCCGCGAGGAAGCCGACGCGCCCATGCGCCACTGGCTGTCCACCGAGTGGGACATCGCCAAGTGGAGCGACTCGACCATCGACCACGCCATCCGCGGCACCGTGGACGAGTGCGTGGAGCAGCTCCAGGCCCACGTGGACGCGGGCGTCCACCGGATCATCCTGATCCCGTACCGCTATCAGCCGGAGCAGTTGGAGATCATCGCCTCGGAGGTGATTCCCAAGCTGACGGCCCGGGCGGGGACCTGA
- a CDS encoding (2Fe-2S)-binding protein, which translates to MKQRYVLRVNGRDMEAAAEPYESLLDVLRENLRLTGSKKGCNEAECGSCTVLLDGRPVVSCLVLVPDAANRDVVTIEALAEEGMPHPIQRQMVEQGGVQCGYCTPGMIMSAYALLQDNPDPTDDEIRFAISGNICRCTGYGKIVKAVRAAAVEMKEQAGNGGAVS; encoded by the coding sequence ATGAAACAGCGGTATGTTCTCCGGGTGAACGGCCGGGACATGGAAGCGGCGGCCGAGCCCTACGAGTCTTTGCTGGACGTGCTGCGGGAGAACCTTCGGCTCACCGGCAGCAAGAAGGGCTGCAACGAGGCCGAGTGCGGCTCGTGCACGGTGCTGCTGGACGGCCGCCCGGTGGTTTCGTGCCTGGTGCTCGTGCCGGATGCGGCGAACCGGGACGTGGTCACCATCGAGGCGCTGGCCGAGGAGGGCATGCCACACCCGATCCAGCGCCAGATGGTGGAACAGGGCGGCGTCCAGTGTGGCTACTGCACCCCGGGCATGATCATGAGCGCTTATGCGTTGCTGCAGGACAACCCGGACCCCACCGATGACGAGATCCGCTTCGCCATCTCCGGCAACATCTGCCGCTGCACGGGCTACGGCAAGATCGTGAAGGCGGTGCGGGCGGCCGCCGTCGAAATGAAGGAACAGGCAGGGAACGGAGGCGCTGTGTCATGA
- the miaA gene encoding tRNA (adenosine(37)-N6)-dimethylallyltransferase MiaA produces the protein MTPAKPRIVCIVGATGVGKTDVALDVAERVDAEIVSADSMQVYRYMDIGTAKPTPAQRGQVPHHLLDVVDPDEDFNAALFREHALAAIADIRARERNVLVVGGTGLYLKALTRGLFEGPGRDNALRADLERAAVEHGVDHLFERLERVDPESARRIERRDRVRIVRALEVHASTGRPLSEWQREHGFDDRPFDVLGVALERSRAELYARIDRRCGEMLAAGLLDETRALLERGYHAGLRSMQSVGYRQAVQRLTDLIGEDDTLAAMRQATRRLAKRQLTWFRADPDLQRLHPDRVDAITGLCARFLDGR, from the coding sequence ATGACGCCGGCCAAACCCAGGATCGTGTGCATCGTGGGCGCCACCGGCGTGGGCAAGACCGACGTGGCGCTGGATGTCGCGGAGCGCGTGGACGCGGAGATCGTCAGCGCCGACTCCATGCAGGTGTACCGCTACATGGACATCGGCACGGCCAAGCCCACGCCGGCGCAGCGCGGGCAGGTGCCGCACCACCTGCTGGACGTGGTGGATCCCGACGAGGACTTCAACGCGGCGCTGTTCCGGGAGCACGCCCTGGCGGCCATCGCGGACATCCGCGCGCGCGAACGCAACGTGCTCGTGGTGGGCGGCACGGGACTTTACCTGAAGGCGCTGACGCGGGGCCTCTTCGAAGGACCGGGCCGGGACAACGCGCTCCGCGCCGACCTGGAGCGGGCCGCTGTCGAACACGGTGTCGATCATCTCTTCGAGCGCCTCGAACGCGTGGACCCGGAATCGGCGCGCCGGATCGAGCGGCGGGACCGGGTGCGCATCGTGCGCGCGCTGGAGGTCCATGCGAGCACGGGCCGGCCCCTGAGCGAGTGGCAGCGGGAGCACGGCTTCGACGACCGTCCCTTCGACGTGCTCGGGGTGGCATTGGAGCGGTCGCGCGCGGAACTCTACGCGCGCATCGACCGGCGCTGCGGGGAGATGCTGGCGGCCGGGCTCCTGGACGAGACACGCGCGCTTCTGGAGCGAGGCTATCACGCGGGCCTCCGCAGCATGCAGAGCGTCGGCTACCGTCAGGCGGTGCAACGTCTCACGGACCTGATCGGCGAGGACGACACGCTCGCCGCCATGCGGCAGGCGACCCGGCGCCTGGCCAAGCGCCAGCTCACGTGGTTTCGCGCGGACCCGGATCTCCAGCGGCTGCACCCGGACCGGGTCGACGCCATCACAGGGCTTTGCGCCCGCTTTCTGGACGGCCGTTAG
- a CDS encoding xanthine dehydrogenase family protein subunit M, whose amino-acid sequence MRFDYFEPTSLDEAADLLREGAGTRKPLAGGTDIVIQLRRRVARCQGLVNLKRIPGLADWSCARGGGLHIGACTPMRDLETAAAVAGGYPSLCEAIRVVGSLQLRNIASVGGNLCNASPSADTAPPLMVLDAMVSYRTDDGAEQSLPVEDFFAGPGTSVLGNAGLLLSVDVPEPAPHTGDAFERFTPRSAMDIAIASAAARVTLAAEGQRVEAVRIALGAVAPTPVRAVRAEEQVFEKEPTPELLRQAGIAAMEECSPIDDIRGTAAYRKELVGILVQRVLRRALERARSDHGTETP is encoded by the coding sequence ATGCGCTTCGACTACTTCGAGCCCACGTCGCTCGACGAAGCGGCCGACCTGCTGCGGGAAGGCGCGGGTACGCGGAAACCCCTTGCCGGCGGCACCGACATCGTCATACAGTTGCGCCGCCGGGTGGCGCGGTGCCAGGGGCTGGTGAACCTCAAGCGCATACCCGGTCTTGCCGACTGGAGTTGCGCGCGCGGCGGCGGGCTCCACATCGGCGCGTGCACGCCCATGCGCGACCTGGAGACCGCGGCGGCCGTGGCCGGCGGCTATCCTTCGTTGTGCGAGGCCATTCGAGTGGTGGGATCGTTGCAGTTGAGAAACATCGCCAGCGTCGGCGGCAACCTGTGCAACGCCTCGCCGTCGGCCGATACGGCGCCGCCGCTCATGGTGCTGGACGCGATGGTAAGCTACCGGACGGACGATGGGGCCGAGCAGAGCCTGCCGGTGGAGGACTTCTTCGCGGGACCCGGGACCTCGGTGCTGGGGAACGCGGGGCTGCTGCTGTCGGTGGACGTGCCCGAGCCGGCGCCGCACACCGGCGACGCCTTCGAGCGTTTCACGCCGCGCTCGGCCATGGACATCGCCATCGCCAGCGCGGCGGCCAGGGTAACCCTGGCCGCGGAGGGCCAGCGGGTCGAGGCGGTACGCATCGCCCTGGGGGCGGTGGCGCCCACGCCGGTCCGTGCGGTGCGCGCCGAGGAACAGGTCTTCGAGAAGGAGCCCACGCCGGAGCTGCTGCGGCAGGCCGGCATCGCCGCCATGGAGGAGTGCAGCCCCATCGACGACATTCGCGGCACGGCGGCGTACCGCAAGGAATTGGTGGGCATCCTGGTGCAGCGGGTGCTGCGCCGGGCGCTGGAGCGCGCGCGGAGCGACCACGGGACGGAGACGCCATGA